The Oncorhynchus tshawytscha isolate Ot180627B linkage group LG30, Otsh_v2.0, whole genome shotgun sequence genome includes a region encoding these proteins:
- the LOC112228937 gene encoding phosphofurin acidic cluster sorting protein 1 isoform X2: MTEGIFFHIQNTSSMSERGGIPRTGGTPSPHMQPYKTVTIVPNRPVQMNLYATWEIDRSSPSCVPRLFTVTLKKLVMLQELDRDLTSVVIAVKLQGSKRILRSNEILLSSPGLTETDLQLTFSLQYPHFLKRDANRLQIMLQRRKRYKNRTILGYKTLALGLINMAEVMQHPSEGARVLGLHTTVKDTAVPVAEMRVYSLSSQPIDHEMSKAKMSDRSPDIDNYSEEDEESYSSEQDGSDDPAHSQYLFDEEDDMRKKKHRHKLTSTASITRAHPNIKQKFVALLKRFKVSDEVDFGLEHVSQEHIRDVEEDLDELYDSLEMYNPNDSGPEMEETDSVLSTPKPKLRPFFEGMSQSSSQTEFGSLNSRCSLPRDTLSPQGEQPPSGKMKRSRSRNLDDSETDTLVLTDPEMFLDTTPCITVSVPEQLPRTPMRELRSSKSESHTSMPYTTMPSPRLDGGHTPRQRRGTPMKERRALSKPLSERTNSSDSERSPELSHTPQVPRKAVYDQLNQIFSSDTTLPDSLVLVNTSDWQGQYVSEVLLAQKQPLVCTCCGVEIQAVLTTLLTRIQKFCNCNSSTPPPVKVVVAGGQSYLGAILHFFVTQLANKTSDWLSLIRFLVVPLGCHPVAKHLASLDPRYSSVFLDNAWRDLFSRLEPPHSTAPAADGVDVAGRISQYISSVSVTHQLPIAEAMLTCKYKTYDEDSYQKFVPFVGVVKVGLIEPNPAYSGGDSEEAVSVSLAVPSTSPPAHGSPTGMTREAVTPPPSPSLSSGLGSPNMSHGVDTIGLTVDYWVATCSERKKDGERCDKGSKNTLKSAFRSLQVSRLPGGGSTENQPQANTMAMTVVTKEKNKKVSTIFLGKKPKERDVDSKSQVVEGITRLICSTKQQQTSLKVSVDGVEWTDVKFFQLAAQWPTHVKYLPVGLFGYNKTAT, translated from the exons ATGACAGAAGGTATTTTCTTCCACATCCAAAACACCTCCAGTATGTCGGAGAGAGGGGGTATCCCGCGGACTGGGGGCACACCATCTCCACATATGCAGCCGTACAAGACCGTCACGATCGTCCCGAACCGTCCAGTTCAAATGAACCTGTATGCGACCTGGGAAATTGATCGCTCATCTCCAAGCTGTGTGCCCAG GCTCTTCACAGTTACTCTGAAGAAGCTGGTGATGCTTCAGGAGCTGGATAGAGACCTAACCTCTGTTGTCATCGCAGTCAAACTCCAG GGATCAAAGCGCATTTTACGGTCCAATGAAATCCTGTTGTCATCACCTGGACTTACCGAGACCGATCTTCAGCTAACGTTCTCCTTGCAA TATCCACATTTTCTGAAGCGAGATGCCAACAGACTGCAGATCATGctgcagaggaggaagaggtacaAGAACCGCACCATTCTGGGCTATAAGACCCTGGCACTGGGCCTTATCAACATGGCAGAG gtgATGCAGCACCCCAGTGAGGGAGCCCGTGTGTTGGGTCTCCACACCACGGTGAAGGACACGGCTGTGCCTGTGGCCGAGATGAGGGTCTACTCGCTCTCCAGCCAGCCCATCGACCATGAGATGTCCAAGGCCAAGATGTCTG ACCGCTCACCTGACATTGACAACTACTCGGAGGAAGACGAGGAGAGCTATTCATCAGAGCAGGACGGGAGTGATGACCCTGCTCACAGCCAG tATCTGTTTGACGAAGAGGATGACATGAGGAAGAAGAAGCACAGACACAAACTCACCTCTACAGCCTCCATCACCAGAGCTCAT CCCAACATCAAGCAGAAGTTTGTGGCCTTGTTGAAGAGGTTTAAGGTGTCTGATGAGGTGGACTTTGGCCTGGAGCACGTGTCCCAGGAGCACATCCGTGATGTGGAGGAGGACCTGGATGAGCTctatgacagtctggagatgtaCAACCCCAATGACAGCGGGCCAGAGATGGAGGAGACGGACAGCGTCCTCAGCACACCCAAACCCAAACTCAG GCCCTTCTTTGAGGGCATGTCCCAGTCCAGCTCGCAGACCGAGTTTGGCAGTCTGAACAGCAGGTGCAGTCTGCCCAGAGACACCCTGAGCCCA CAAGGAGAGCAGCCCCCGTCAGGCAAGATGAAACGCTCTCGCTCCCGCAACTTGGACGACTCTGAGACAGACACCCTG GTGCTGACTGATCCGGAGATGTTTCTGGACACTACCCCCTGCatcactgtctctgtcccagAGCAGCTCCCCAGGACCCCAATGAGGGAACTGAGGAGCAGCAAGAGTGAGAGCCACACCAGCATGCCCTACACCACCATGCCCTCCCCCAG GTTGGATGGCGGGCACACACCCAGGCAGAGACGTGGGACACCAATGAAGGAGAGGCGAGCGCTGTCCAAGCCACTAAGCGAACGCACCAACAGCTCTGACAGTGAAAGGTCACCGGAGCTCAGCCACACCCCACAG GTGCCCAGGAAGGCTGTGTATGACCAGCTGAATCAGATCTTCTCCTCAGACACTACCCTCCCGGACAGCCTGGTCTTGGTCAACACCAGTGATTGGCAGGGACAG tatgtgtccGAGGTGCTGCTGGCTCAAAAACAGCCGTTAGTGTGTACCTGCTGTGGGGTGGAGATTCAGGCTGTCCTCACCACCCTTCTCACACGCATCCAAAAGTT CTGTAACTGTAACTCGTCCACGCCGCCGCCGGTCAAGGTGGTGGTGGCAGGGGGACAGAGCTACCTGGGGGCCATCCTGCACTTCTTTGTCACTCAGCTGGCCAACAAAACATCTGATTGGCTCAGCCTAATCCGCTTCCTGGTGGTCcccctgg GCTGTCACCCTGTCGCTAAGCACCTAGCCTCCCTGGACCCTCGCTACAGCTCTGTGTTCCTGGACAATGCCTGGAGAGACCTGTTCAGTCGCCTGGAGCCCCCTCACTCTA CGGCTCCAGCTGCAGACGGTGTGGATGTGGCTGGGAGGATCAGCCAGTACATCAGCAGTGTCTCTGTCACACACCAGTTGCCTATCGCTGAGGCCATGCTCACCTGCAAGTACAAGAC ATATGACGAAGACTCTTACCAGAAATTTGTTCCCTTTGTTGGG GTGGTGAAAGTAGGGTTGATTGAACCGAATCCGGCGTATTCAG GTGGAGACTCTGAGGAGGCTGTTAGTGTTAGCTTGGCTGttccctccacctccccacccGCCCATGGATCTCCCACAGGGATGACCAGAGAGGCTGTCACCCcacctccgtctccctccctgaGTAGCGGTCTGGG gAGCCCTAATATGTCCCATGGGGTGGACACCATTGGGCTGACGGTGGATTATTGGGTAGCGACATGCTCAGAGCGGAAGAAGGATGGGGAGCGGTGTGACAAGGGCTCCAAGAACACCCTGAAGAGTGCCTTCCGTTCCCTGCAGGTCAGCAGGCTGCCAGGAGGGGGCTCCACTGAGAACCAGCCCCAGGCAAACACCATGGCTATGACTGTGGTCACCAAGGAGAAGAACAAGAAag TCTCCACCATATTCCTGGGGAAGAAGCCCAAAGAGAGGGATGTGGACTCTAAAAGCCAGGTGGTTGAGGGCATCACCAGACTCATCTGTTCTACCAAGCAGCAGCAAACCAGCCTAAAAG TGTCTGTGGACGGCGTGGAGTGGACTGATGTGAAGTTCTTCCAGCTGGCTGCCCAGTGGCCCACCCATGTGAAGTACCTGCCAGTGGGGCTGTTTGGCTACAACAAGACTGCCACCTAG
- the LOC112228937 gene encoding phosphofurin acidic cluster sorting protein 1 isoform X1 codes for MTEGIFFHIQNTSSMSERGGIPRTGGTPSPHMQPYKTVTIVPNRPVQMNLYATWEIDRSSPSCVPRLFTVTLKKLVMLQELDRDLTSVVIAVKLQVALFTHTPPSLRQSGSKRILRSNEILLSSPGLTETDLQLTFSLQYPHFLKRDANRLQIMLQRRKRYKNRTILGYKTLALGLINMAEVMQHPSEGARVLGLHTTVKDTAVPVAEMRVYSLSSQPIDHEMSKAKMSDRSPDIDNYSEEDEESYSSEQDGSDDPAHSQYLFDEEDDMRKKKHRHKLTSTASITRAHPNIKQKFVALLKRFKVSDEVDFGLEHVSQEHIRDVEEDLDELYDSLEMYNPNDSGPEMEETDSVLSTPKPKLRPFFEGMSQSSSQTEFGSLNSRCSLPRDTLSPQGEQPPSGKMKRSRSRNLDDSETDTLVLTDPEMFLDTTPCITVSVPEQLPRTPMRELRSSKSESHTSMPYTTMPSPRLDGGHTPRQRRGTPMKERRALSKPLSERTNSSDSERSPELSHTPQVPRKAVYDQLNQIFSSDTTLPDSLVLVNTSDWQGQYVSEVLLAQKQPLVCTCCGVEIQAVLTTLLTRIQKFCNCNSSTPPPVKVVVAGGQSYLGAILHFFVTQLANKTSDWLSLIRFLVVPLGCHPVAKHLASLDPRYSSVFLDNAWRDLFSRLEPPHSTAPAADGVDVAGRISQYISSVSVTHQLPIAEAMLTCKYKTYDEDSYQKFVPFVGVVKVGLIEPNPAYSGGDSEEAVSVSLAVPSTSPPAHGSPTGMTREAVTPPPSPSLSSGLGSPNMSHGVDTIGLTVDYWVATCSERKKDGERCDKGSKNTLKSAFRSLQVSRLPGGGSTENQPQANTMAMTVVTKEKNKKVSTIFLGKKPKERDVDSKSQVVEGITRLICSTKQQQTSLKVSVDGVEWTDVKFFQLAAQWPTHVKYLPVGLFGYNKTAT; via the exons ATGACAGAAGGTATTTTCTTCCACATCCAAAACACCTCCAGTATGTCGGAGAGAGGGGGTATCCCGCGGACTGGGGGCACACCATCTCCACATATGCAGCCGTACAAGACCGTCACGATCGTCCCGAACCGTCCAGTTCAAATGAACCTGTATGCGACCTGGGAAATTGATCGCTCATCTCCAAGCTGTGTGCCCAG GCTCTTCACAGTTACTCTGAAGAAGCTGGTGATGCTTCAGGAGCTGGATAGAGACCTAACCTCTGTTGTCATCGCAGTCAAACTCCAGGTGGcgctcttcacacacacaccgccgTCCCTTCGACAAAGT GGATCAAAGCGCATTTTACGGTCCAATGAAATCCTGTTGTCATCACCTGGACTTACCGAGACCGATCTTCAGCTAACGTTCTCCTTGCAA TATCCACATTTTCTGAAGCGAGATGCCAACAGACTGCAGATCATGctgcagaggaggaagaggtacaAGAACCGCACCATTCTGGGCTATAAGACCCTGGCACTGGGCCTTATCAACATGGCAGAG gtgATGCAGCACCCCAGTGAGGGAGCCCGTGTGTTGGGTCTCCACACCACGGTGAAGGACACGGCTGTGCCTGTGGCCGAGATGAGGGTCTACTCGCTCTCCAGCCAGCCCATCGACCATGAGATGTCCAAGGCCAAGATGTCTG ACCGCTCACCTGACATTGACAACTACTCGGAGGAAGACGAGGAGAGCTATTCATCAGAGCAGGACGGGAGTGATGACCCTGCTCACAGCCAG tATCTGTTTGACGAAGAGGATGACATGAGGAAGAAGAAGCACAGACACAAACTCACCTCTACAGCCTCCATCACCAGAGCTCAT CCCAACATCAAGCAGAAGTTTGTGGCCTTGTTGAAGAGGTTTAAGGTGTCTGATGAGGTGGACTTTGGCCTGGAGCACGTGTCCCAGGAGCACATCCGTGATGTGGAGGAGGACCTGGATGAGCTctatgacagtctggagatgtaCAACCCCAATGACAGCGGGCCAGAGATGGAGGAGACGGACAGCGTCCTCAGCACACCCAAACCCAAACTCAG GCCCTTCTTTGAGGGCATGTCCCAGTCCAGCTCGCAGACCGAGTTTGGCAGTCTGAACAGCAGGTGCAGTCTGCCCAGAGACACCCTGAGCCCA CAAGGAGAGCAGCCCCCGTCAGGCAAGATGAAACGCTCTCGCTCCCGCAACTTGGACGACTCTGAGACAGACACCCTG GTGCTGACTGATCCGGAGATGTTTCTGGACACTACCCCCTGCatcactgtctctgtcccagAGCAGCTCCCCAGGACCCCAATGAGGGAACTGAGGAGCAGCAAGAGTGAGAGCCACACCAGCATGCCCTACACCACCATGCCCTCCCCCAG GTTGGATGGCGGGCACACACCCAGGCAGAGACGTGGGACACCAATGAAGGAGAGGCGAGCGCTGTCCAAGCCACTAAGCGAACGCACCAACAGCTCTGACAGTGAAAGGTCACCGGAGCTCAGCCACACCCCACAG GTGCCCAGGAAGGCTGTGTATGACCAGCTGAATCAGATCTTCTCCTCAGACACTACCCTCCCGGACAGCCTGGTCTTGGTCAACACCAGTGATTGGCAGGGACAG tatgtgtccGAGGTGCTGCTGGCTCAAAAACAGCCGTTAGTGTGTACCTGCTGTGGGGTGGAGATTCAGGCTGTCCTCACCACCCTTCTCACACGCATCCAAAAGTT CTGTAACTGTAACTCGTCCACGCCGCCGCCGGTCAAGGTGGTGGTGGCAGGGGGACAGAGCTACCTGGGGGCCATCCTGCACTTCTTTGTCACTCAGCTGGCCAACAAAACATCTGATTGGCTCAGCCTAATCCGCTTCCTGGTGGTCcccctgg GCTGTCACCCTGTCGCTAAGCACCTAGCCTCCCTGGACCCTCGCTACAGCTCTGTGTTCCTGGACAATGCCTGGAGAGACCTGTTCAGTCGCCTGGAGCCCCCTCACTCTA CGGCTCCAGCTGCAGACGGTGTGGATGTGGCTGGGAGGATCAGCCAGTACATCAGCAGTGTCTCTGTCACACACCAGTTGCCTATCGCTGAGGCCATGCTCACCTGCAAGTACAAGAC ATATGACGAAGACTCTTACCAGAAATTTGTTCCCTTTGTTGGG GTGGTGAAAGTAGGGTTGATTGAACCGAATCCGGCGTATTCAG GTGGAGACTCTGAGGAGGCTGTTAGTGTTAGCTTGGCTGttccctccacctccccacccGCCCATGGATCTCCCACAGGGATGACCAGAGAGGCTGTCACCCcacctccgtctccctccctgaGTAGCGGTCTGGG gAGCCCTAATATGTCCCATGGGGTGGACACCATTGGGCTGACGGTGGATTATTGGGTAGCGACATGCTCAGAGCGGAAGAAGGATGGGGAGCGGTGTGACAAGGGCTCCAAGAACACCCTGAAGAGTGCCTTCCGTTCCCTGCAGGTCAGCAGGCTGCCAGGAGGGGGCTCCACTGAGAACCAGCCCCAGGCAAACACCATGGCTATGACTGTGGTCACCAAGGAGAAGAACAAGAAag TCTCCACCATATTCCTGGGGAAGAAGCCCAAAGAGAGGGATGTGGACTCTAAAAGCCAGGTGGTTGAGGGCATCACCAGACTCATCTGTTCTACCAAGCAGCAGCAAACCAGCCTAAAAG TGTCTGTGGACGGCGTGGAGTGGACTGATGTGAAGTTCTTCCAGCTGGCTGCCCAGTGGCCCACCCATGTGAAGTACCTGCCAGTGGGGCTGTTTGGCTACAACAAGACTGCCACCTAG